One region of Gouania willdenowi chromosome 13, fGouWil2.1, whole genome shotgun sequence genomic DNA includes:
- the p2ry2.1 gene encoding LOW QUALITY PROTEIN: P2Y purinoceptor 2 (The sequence of the model RefSeq protein was modified relative to this genomic sequence to represent the inferred CDS: inserted 1 base in 1 codon), whose amino-acid sequence MIKMATFDTNETSPFNSSAFYCHFNEDFKYILLPVSYALVFVVGLALNVTALYWMVFRTKTWNPSTIYMFNLTVCDTLYILTLPFLIYYYAGENDWPFSEPLCKIVRFLFYANLYGSILFLSCISLHRFVGVCFPMRSRNWXSSRKARLISVAVWACVLLCQAPILYFSRIRDKEKRICYDTTSPELFDDFLAYSSVVLVLMFALPFMVVMVCYGLMVRKLLEPHQWSNVGIGRDGKTPSRVKQKSVKTIIIVLTTFMLCFLPFHLSRSLYYSFRYLRQVNPAQISCSLLEASSVVYKVTRPFASANSCIDPILYFLAVRDGVGCSLSKRKKLASQQPKNATSFLTTTI is encoded by the exons AAATATATCCTTCTTCCTGTCAGCTACGCACTGGTGTTTGTGGTTGGCCTGGCGCTAAATGTCACAGCGTTGTATTGGATGGTGTTTCGCACAAAGACCTGGAATCCTTCTACCATCTACATGTTCAACCTCACAGTGTGCGACACCCTTTACATCCTCACTCTGCCCTTCCTCATCTACTACTACGCTGGCGAGAACGACTGGCCGTTCAGTGAACCGCTCTGCAAGATTGTGCGGTTCCTGTTTTATGCCAATTTATATG gcTCCATCCTGTTCCTCTCCTGTATCAGCCTTCATCGCTTTGTTGGCGTCTGCTTCCCAATGCGTTCCCGTAACT TCAGTTCTCGAAAGGCCAGGCTGATCTCTGTGGCCGTATGGGCCTGTGTGTTACTGTGCCAGGCTCCAATCCTGTACTTTTCCAGAATCAG GGATAAGGAGAAGCGCATTTGCTACGACACCACCAGCCCAGAGCTTTTTGACGACTTCCTTGCGTACAGCTCGGTGGTGTTGGTGCTCATGTTCGCTCTGCCCTTCATGGTGGTGATGGTGTGTTATGGCCTCATGGTGAGAAAACTCCTGGAGCCCCACCAGTGGTCCAATGTGGGAATAGGAAGGGACGGTAAAACACCATCCAGGGTCAAACAGAAGTCAGTGAAGACGATCATTATTGTGCTGACAACGTTCATGCTGTGCTTCCTCCCATTTCACCTCAGCAGGAGTCTTTATTACTCCTTCAGATACCTGAGGCAGGTCAACCCAGCACAG ATCAGCTGCAGCCTACTGGAGGCCTCCAGTGTGGTCTACAAGGTCACCAGACCATTTGCCAGCGCCAACAGCTGCATTGACCCCATTCTCTACTTCCTGGCTGTGCGGGACGGAGTAGGATGCAGTCtctcaaaaaggaagaaattaGCTTCACAACAACCAAAAAATGCCACTTCCTTTTTGACAACCACAATCTga
- the relt gene encoding tumor necrosis factor receptor superfamily member 19L isoform X1 → MRNHLCCSALVLLTLLGCSETASVQCKQVDGCACPKCPAGQEPSKACSTSQSPVEYVQCRSCPTGSFSETLDSEVCHLHTSCELLGRKIASPGTSTSDVVCGDCITGLKPAAPHVGNQTPCVKAASHTRAVRTVRSGPASVAGGSANSSVLLNAEEKAGEYAVFALVPVFCVMGLLGILICNILKKKGYRCSEKEGGGDVETPSPQKESNTCPCITEELNEDTISVLVRLITEKKENAAALEELLLEYENKQMSISKGSSIKFPMLSPLFPFRSLPRPCPHQSHLHTISGLSGLGHKHGYRCTRCSQKKWPPVFIPPLDSLKDPLKPPLSLVLPSLDANQQKSPLHGGVCADTLRMQAAAVPKTVQEKVENGELKERKEGELTVLNVGRFQVAQIPEQKSSTLEAKKPSSQEQRSSMFEGKHFYSSSSGTRR, encoded by the exons ATGAGGAACCACCTCTGCTGCTCAGCTCTCGTCCTTCTCACG TTGTTGGGCTGTAGTGAGACTGCGTCCGTGCAATGTAAACAAGTGGATGGTTGTGCATGTCCAAAATGCCCTGCTGGCCAGGAGCCTTCTAAA GCCTGTAGTACGAGTCAGAGCCCAGTGGAATACGTGCAATGTCGATCCTGCCCAACTGGAAGCTTTTCCGAAACATTGGACTCTGAAGTGTGCCACCTACACACGTCCTGTGAGCTTCTTGGTAGAAAGATCGCTTCTCCTGGCACTTCTACATCAGATGTGGTCTGTGGGGACTGCATCACTGG tttaaagccAGCTGCTCCACATGTTGGCAACCAAACTCCGTGTGTGAAAG CAGCTTCCCACACCAGAGCAGTCCGTACTGTGCGCAGTGGGCCGGCCAGTGTAGCAGGAGGATCAGCCAACAGCTCCGTACTACTCAACGCAGAGGAGAAAGCAGGAGAGTATGCTGTGTTTGCTCTGGTGCCAGTCTTCTGCGTGATGGGCCTGTTGGGTATCCTCATTTGCAACATCCTGAAGAAGAAGGGATACCGCTGCTCTGAGAAGGAAGGAGGAGGGGACGTGGAGACGCCCAGCCCACAGAAAGAAA GTAACACGTGTCCCTGCATAACTGAGGAGCTGAATGAAGACACCATCAGTGTCCTGGTTCGTCTCATCACTGAAAAGAAAG AAAATGCTGCCGCGTTGGAGGAACTACTGCTGGAGTACGAGAACAAGCAGATGTCCATCAGCAAAGGCTCGTCAATCAA GTTCCCCATGCTGTCTCCATTGTTTCCATTTCGCTCCCTACCCAGACCGTGCCCCCATCAGTCCCACCTCCACACCATCTCCGGTCTGTCTGGTCTGGGCCACAAGCACGGCTATCGGTGCACCCGTTGCTCCCAAAAAAAATGGCCCCCGGTTTTTATCCCTCCTTTGGATTCCCTCAAAGATCCCCTGAAGCCACCGCTGTCCCTCGTCCTGCCCTCCCTGGATGCCAACCAGCAGAAGAGCCCCCTGCACGGGGGAGTGTGTGCGGACACGCTCCGTATGCAAGCTGCAGCGGTGCCAAAAACTGTTCAGGAAAAAGTAGAAAACGGTGAACTGAAGGAGAGAAAGGAAGGAGAGCTCACAGTGTTGAATGTGGGGAG GTTTCAGGTGGCTCAGATCCCGGAGCAGAAGTCCAGCACTTTGGAAGCTAAGAAACCTTCGTCTCAGGAGCAGAGGAGCTCCATGTTTGAAGGGAAGCACTTCTACTCGTCATCTTCTGGCACCAGGAG GTGA
- the relt gene encoding tumor necrosis factor receptor superfamily member 19L isoform X2 — MRNHLCCSALVLLTLLGCSETASVQCKQVDGCACPKCPAGQEPSKACSTSQSPVEYVQCRSCPTGSFSETLDSEVCHLHTSCELLGRKIASPGTSTSDVVCGDCITGLKPAAPHVGNQTPCVKASHTRAVRTVRSGPASVAGGSANSSVLLNAEEKAGEYAVFALVPVFCVMGLLGILICNILKKKGYRCSEKEGGGDVETPSPQKESNTCPCITEELNEDTISVLVRLITEKKENAAALEELLLEYENKQMSISKGSSIKFPMLSPLFPFRSLPRPCPHQSHLHTISGLSGLGHKHGYRCTRCSQKKWPPVFIPPLDSLKDPLKPPLSLVLPSLDANQQKSPLHGGVCADTLRMQAAAVPKTVQEKVENGELKERKEGELTVLNVGRFQVAQIPEQKSSTLEAKKPSSQEQRSSMFEGKHFYSSSSGTRR; from the exons ATGAGGAACCACCTCTGCTGCTCAGCTCTCGTCCTTCTCACG TTGTTGGGCTGTAGTGAGACTGCGTCCGTGCAATGTAAACAAGTGGATGGTTGTGCATGTCCAAAATGCCCTGCTGGCCAGGAGCCTTCTAAA GCCTGTAGTACGAGTCAGAGCCCAGTGGAATACGTGCAATGTCGATCCTGCCCAACTGGAAGCTTTTCCGAAACATTGGACTCTGAAGTGTGCCACCTACACACGTCCTGTGAGCTTCTTGGTAGAAAGATCGCTTCTCCTGGCACTTCTACATCAGATGTGGTCTGTGGGGACTGCATCACTGG tttaaagccAGCTGCTCCACATGTTGGCAACCAAACTCCGTGTGTGAAAG CTTCCCACACCAGAGCAGTCCGTACTGTGCGCAGTGGGCCGGCCAGTGTAGCAGGAGGATCAGCCAACAGCTCCGTACTACTCAACGCAGAGGAGAAAGCAGGAGAGTATGCTGTGTTTGCTCTGGTGCCAGTCTTCTGCGTGATGGGCCTGTTGGGTATCCTCATTTGCAACATCCTGAAGAAGAAGGGATACCGCTGCTCTGAGAAGGAAGGAGGAGGGGACGTGGAGACGCCCAGCCCACAGAAAGAAA GTAACACGTGTCCCTGCATAACTGAGGAGCTGAATGAAGACACCATCAGTGTCCTGGTTCGTCTCATCACTGAAAAGAAAG AAAATGCTGCCGCGTTGGAGGAACTACTGCTGGAGTACGAGAACAAGCAGATGTCCATCAGCAAAGGCTCGTCAATCAA GTTCCCCATGCTGTCTCCATTGTTTCCATTTCGCTCCCTACCCAGACCGTGCCCCCATCAGTCCCACCTCCACACCATCTCCGGTCTGTCTGGTCTGGGCCACAAGCACGGCTATCGGTGCACCCGTTGCTCCCAAAAAAAATGGCCCCCGGTTTTTATCCCTCCTTTGGATTCCCTCAAAGATCCCCTGAAGCCACCGCTGTCCCTCGTCCTGCCCTCCCTGGATGCCAACCAGCAGAAGAGCCCCCTGCACGGGGGAGTGTGTGCGGACACGCTCCGTATGCAAGCTGCAGCGGTGCCAAAAACTGTTCAGGAAAAAGTAGAAAACGGTGAACTGAAGGAGAGAAAGGAAGGAGAGCTCACAGTGTTGAATGTGGGGAG GTTTCAGGTGGCTCAGATCCCGGAGCAGAAGTCCAGCACTTTGGAAGCTAAGAAACCTTCGTCTCAGGAGCAGAGGAGCTCCATGTTTGAAGGGAAGCACTTCTACTCGTCATCTTCTGGCACCAGGAG GTGA